One genomic window of Anser cygnoides isolate HZ-2024a breed goose chromosome 11, Taihu_goose_T2T_genome, whole genome shotgun sequence includes the following:
- the OTUD7A gene encoding OTU domain-containing protein 7A isoform X4, giving the protein MTLSFVIGPQYPSVRAARWMPSSQPASPAAAACLAASLDDHMTLDMDAVLSDFVRSTGAEPGLARDLLEGKNWDLTAALSDYEQLRQVHTANLPQVFNEGKHCKQPEPEQPPQVTKAERPCLQRQDDIAQEKRLSRGISHASSAIVSLARSHVANECGNEQFPLEMPIYTFQLPDLSVYSEDFRSFIERDLIEQATMVALEQAGRLNWWSTVCTSCKRLLPLATTGDGNCLLHAASLGMWGFHDRDLVLRKALYTMMRSGAEREALKRRWRWQQTQQNKESGLVYTEEEWEREWNELLKLASSEPRTHLSKNGGTGGGVDNSEDPVYESLEEFHVFVLAHILRRPIVVVADTMLRDSGGEAFAPIPFGGIYLPLEVLPNRCHCSPLVLAYDQAHFSALVSMEQKDQQREQAVIPLTDSEHKLLPLHFAVDPGKDWEWGKDDNDNTRLANLILSLEAKLNLLHSYMNVTWIRIPSETRTLIFTERLAD; this is encoded by the exons ATGACCCTGTCATTCGTGATTGGGCCTCAGTACCCCAGTGTGAGAGCAGCCAG ATGGATGCCTTCTAGCCAACCGGcgagtcctgctgctgctgcgtgcctggcaGCATCTCTGGATGATCACATGACGCTTGATATGGATGCAGTCCTGTCAGACTTTGTTCGGTCCACAGGGGCAGAACCAGGTCTGGCAAGAGACTTACTGGAAG GCAAAAACTGGGACCTGACAGCCGCTTTGAGTGACTATGAGCAGCTCCGGCAGGTGCACACCGCCAACCTGCCGCAGGTGTTTAACGAGGGCAAGCACTGCAAGCagccagagccagagcagcCCCCTCAGGTGACAAAGGCTGAGCGGCCCTGCCTGCAGAGGCAGGATGACATTGCTCAAG AGAAGCGGCTTTCCAGAGGCATTTCTCACGCCAGCTCAGCCATAGTCTCTCTTGCTCGATCACATGTAGCAAACGAGTGCGGCAATGAACAGTTCCCTTTGGAGATGCCCATCTACACATTCCAGCTACCAGACCTTAGCGTGTACAGTGAAGATTTCAGAAGCTTCATTGAACGTGACTTAATTGAGCAGGCTACAATGGTTGCTTTGGAGCAAGCAG GGCGATTGAATTGGTGGTCCACAGTGTGTACAAGCTGCAAACGTCTTCTTCCCTTGGCGACAACAGGTGATGGAAACTGCCTCTTGCATGCTGCCTCTTTAG GGATGTGGGGATTTCATGACCGAGACCTTGTTTTACGGAAAGCACTCTACACTATGATGAGAAGTGGAGCTGAAAGGGAAGCACTGAAAAGGAGATGGAGATGGCAACAGACCCAGCAAAATAAGGAG TCAGGTTTAGTGTATACAGAAGAAGAATGGGAACGGGAGTGGAATGAACTGCTTAAGCTGGCATCAAGTGAGCCTCGCACACATTTAAGCAAAAATGGAGGCACTGGTGGTGG AGTTGATAACTCAGAAGATCCAGTGTATGAGAGCTTAGAAGAGTTCCACGTTTTTGTCTTAGCCCATATTTTAAGAAGACCTATTGTTGTAGTTGCAGACACAATGTTACGAGACTCGGGGGGAGAAG cattTGCACCTATACCATTTGGAGGAATTTATTTGCCACTTGAAGTTCTACCCAACAGATGTCATTGCTCACCTCTTGTTCTAGCCTACGATCAGGCACATTTCTCTGCTCTTGTTTCCATGGAACAAAAAGATCAACAGAGAGAACAAG CGGTGATCCCCCTGACTGACTCTGAACACAAGCTACTGCCTTTGCACTTTGCGGTCGATCCTGGGAAAGACTGGGAGTGGGGAAAAGATGACAATGATAACACCAGACTGGCCAA TTTGATTCTGTCTCTTGAGGCAAAGCTTAATCTTCTGCACAGCTATATGAATGTAACATGGATACGCATACCATCTGAGACACGG ACGCTGATTTTCACAGAACGTCTGGCTGACTGA
- the OTUD7A gene encoding OTU domain-containing protein 7A isoform X2: MTLSFVIGPQYPSVRAARWMPSSQPASPAAAACLAASLDDHMTLDMDAVLSDFVRSTGAEPGLARDLLEGKNWDLTAALSDYEQLRQVHTANLPQVFNEGKHCKQPEPEQPPQVTKAERPCLQRQDDIAQEKRLSRGISHASSAIVSLARSHVANECGNEQFPLEMPIYTFQLPDLSVYSEDFRSFIERDLIEQATMVALEQAGRLNWWSTVCTSCKRLLPLATTGDGNCLLHAASLGMWGFHDRDLVLRKALYTMMRSGAEREALKRRWRWQQTQQNKESGLVYTEEEWEREWNELLKLASSEPRTHLSKNGGTGGGVDNSEDPVYESLEEFHVFVLAHILRRPIVVVADTMLRDSGGEAFAPIPFGGIYLPLEVLPNRCHCSPLVLAYDQAHFSALVSMEQKDQQREQAVIPLTDSEHKLLPLHFAVDPGKDWEWGKDDNDNTRLANLILSLEAKLNLLHSYMNVTWIRIPSETRAPLAQPESPTASAGEDVQSLADSMDSDRDSICSNSNGNNGKNSKEKEKDKQRKDKDKNRTDSVANKIGSLSKSLGIKLKKNMGGLGGLVHGKMSRANSGNGKNGDTVEKVKEKKSKSRKGSKEESGQSASTSPSEKTTPSPTDRASNSPIEKMNTKSFSDKQSDPWKYSTDVKLSLNILRAAMQGERKFIFAGLLLTSHRHQFHEEMIGYYLTSAQERFNAEQEQKRKDAEKKAALNGSSNKKLEPEAYSKEKLEASPQDRASPVLPQSHTTQLVLKFKDRTSPTPGSFSSPSNGAKRSGPIPVSAHYSHTPPVQRQSVIHLHDVNSKPSSFQDDTYKPVVGTLKTCATYPQQNRSLSSQSYSPARISGIRTVNTVESLSYAMPTEHKSQTYTNGFNTGDIRDCLEYADEDAPQTWLNNDKNQGRSTVCPIYPIQQNRCKKDNCSFYGRPETENYCSYCYKEELKRRERESKGHRH, from the exons ATGACCCTGTCATTCGTGATTGGGCCTCAGTACCCCAGTGTGAGAGCAGCCAG ATGGATGCCTTCTAGCCAACCGGcgagtcctgctgctgctgcgtgcctggcaGCATCTCTGGATGATCACATGACGCTTGATATGGATGCAGTCCTGTCAGACTTTGTTCGGTCCACAGGGGCAGAACCAGGTCTGGCAAGAGACTTACTGGAAG GCAAAAACTGGGACCTGACAGCCGCTTTGAGTGACTATGAGCAGCTCCGGCAGGTGCACACCGCCAACCTGCCGCAGGTGTTTAACGAGGGCAAGCACTGCAAGCagccagagccagagcagcCCCCTCAGGTGACAAAGGCTGAGCGGCCCTGCCTGCAGAGGCAGGATGACATTGCTCAAG AGAAGCGGCTTTCCAGAGGCATTTCTCACGCCAGCTCAGCCATAGTCTCTCTTGCTCGATCACATGTAGCAAACGAGTGCGGCAATGAACAGTTCCCTTTGGAGATGCCCATCTACACATTCCAGCTACCAGACCTTAGCGTGTACAGTGAAGATTTCAGAAGCTTCATTGAACGTGACTTAATTGAGCAGGCTACAATGGTTGCTTTGGAGCAAGCAG GGCGATTGAATTGGTGGTCCACAGTGTGTACAAGCTGCAAACGTCTTCTTCCCTTGGCGACAACAGGTGATGGAAACTGCCTCTTGCATGCTGCCTCTTTAG GGATGTGGGGATTTCATGACCGAGACCTTGTTTTACGGAAAGCACTCTACACTATGATGAGAAGTGGAGCTGAAAGGGAAGCACTGAAAAGGAGATGGAGATGGCAACAGACCCAGCAAAATAAGGAG TCAGGTTTAGTGTATACAGAAGAAGAATGGGAACGGGAGTGGAATGAACTGCTTAAGCTGGCATCAAGTGAGCCTCGCACACATTTAAGCAAAAATGGAGGCACTGGTGGTGG AGTTGATAACTCAGAAGATCCAGTGTATGAGAGCTTAGAAGAGTTCCACGTTTTTGTCTTAGCCCATATTTTAAGAAGACCTATTGTTGTAGTTGCAGACACAATGTTACGAGACTCGGGGGGAGAAG cattTGCACCTATACCATTTGGAGGAATTTATTTGCCACTTGAAGTTCTACCCAACAGATGTCATTGCTCACCTCTTGTTCTAGCCTACGATCAGGCACATTTCTCTGCTCTTGTTTCCATGGAACAAAAAGATCAACAGAGAGAACAAG CGGTGATCCCCCTGACTGACTCTGAACACAAGCTACTGCCTTTGCACTTTGCGGTCGATCCTGGGAAAGACTGGGAGTGGGGAAAAGATGACAATGATAACACCAGACTGGCCAA TTTGATTCTGTCTCTTGAGGCAAAGCTTAATCTTCTGCACAGCTATATGAATGTAACATGGATACGCATACCATCTGAGACACGG GCCCCTTTGGCTCAACCAGAATCCCCTACAGCTTCAGCTGGGGAAGATGTTCAGTCTCTGGCTGACTCAATGGACTCGGACCGAGATTCCATCTGTAGTAATTCCAATGGCAATAATGGcaaaaacagtaaagaaaaagaaaaggacaaacagaGGAAggataaagacaaaaacaggACGGATTCAGTCGCCAATAAAATAGGAAGCCTCAGTAAAAGTCTGggaattaaactgaaaaagaataTGGGTGGTCTTGGAGGCCTGGTGCATGGCAAAATGAGCAGGGCAAATTCAGGGAATGGGAAAAATGGTGACACCGTAGAGAAAGTAAAAGAGAAGAAGTCTAAGTCTCGAAAAGGGAGCAAAGAGGAATCTGGACAGTCTGCAAGCACTTCTCCATCTGAAAAGACTACTCCATCTCCTACTGACAGAGCTAGCAACTCGCCCATTGAAAAGATGAACACTAAATCTTTCTCCGACAAGCAGTCTGACCCATGGAAGTACAGCACTGATGTGAAACTCAGCCTCAATATTTTGAGAGCTGCCATGCAGGGTGAACGGAAGTTTATTTTTGCTGGCCTTCTTTTGACCAGCCATAGGCATCAGTTCCACGAGGAGATGATAGGTTATTACCTGACCAGCGCACAGGAGCGTTTCAATGCAGAgcaggaacagaaaagaaaggatgctGAGAAAAAGGCTGCACTGAATGGGTCATCTAACAAGAAACTGGAGCCAGAAGCGTATTCAAAAGAGAAGTTAGAAGCATCTCCTCAGGATAGGGCATCGCCTGTCTTGCCTCAAAGCCATACAACTCAActggttttaaaatttaaagatcGCACTAGTCCCACTCCTGGGTCATTTTCTTCACCTAGTAATGGTGCTAAGAGAAGCGGCCCCATCCCAGTCTCTGCCCACTATAGCCATACACCACCTGTTCAAAGGCAAAGTGTCATCCATTTGCATGATGTCAACTCCAAGCCATCGAGCTTCCAAGATGATACCTACAAGCCAGTTGTTGGCACCTTAAAAACCTGTGCCACGTACCCCCAGCAGAACAGATCCCTGTCTTCTCAAAGCTACAGCCCAGCCCGGATATCTGGAATCCGTACGGTGAACACAGTGGAATCACTGAGCTATGCCATGCCTACTGAACACAAGTCTCAGACATACACAAATGGATTCAATACCGGCGATATTAGAGACTGCTTAGAATATGCTGATGAGGATGCTCCTCAGACCTGGTTGAACAATGATAAAAATCAAGGCAGAAGCACAGTTTGCCCAATATATCCCATCCAGCAGAACCGCTGTAAGAAGGATAACTGTTCCTTTTATGGTCGTCCTGAGACTGAAAATTACTGTTCATACTGCTACAAAGAAGAGTTGAAGcgcagggagagagaaagcaagggACACAGGCATTGA
- the OTUD7A gene encoding OTU domain-containing protein 7A isoform X1 has product MTLSFVIGPQYPSVRAARWMPSSQPASPAAAACLAASLDDHMTLDMDAVLSDFVRSTGAEPGLARDLLEGKNWDLTAALSDYEQLRQVHTANLPQVFNEGKHCKQPEPEQPPQVTKAERPCLQRQDDIAQEKRLSRGISHASSAIVSLARSHVANECGNEQFPLEMPIYTFQLPDLSVYSEDFRSFIERDLIEQATMVALEQAGRLNWWSTVCTSCKRLLPLATTGDGNCLLHAASLGMWGFHDRDLVLRKALYTMMRSGAEREALKRRWRWQQTQQNKESGLVYTEEEWEREWNELLKLASSEPRTHLSKNGGTGGGVDNSEDPVYESLEEFHVFVLAHILRRPIVVVADTMLRDSGGEAFAPIPFGGIYLPLEVLPNRCHCSPLVLAYDQAHFSALVSMEQKDQQREQAVIPLTDSEHKLLPLHFAVDPGKDWEWGKDDNDNTRLANLILSLEAKLNLLHSYMNVTWIRIPSETRQAPLAQPESPTASAGEDVQSLADSMDSDRDSICSNSNGNNGKNSKEKEKDKQRKDKDKNRTDSVANKIGSLSKSLGIKLKKNMGGLGGLVHGKMSRANSGNGKNGDTVEKVKEKKSKSRKGSKEESGQSASTSPSEKTTPSPTDRASNSPIEKMNTKSFSDKQSDPWKYSTDVKLSLNILRAAMQGERKFIFAGLLLTSHRHQFHEEMIGYYLTSAQERFNAEQEQKRKDAEKKAALNGSSNKKLEPEAYSKEKLEASPQDRASPVLPQSHTTQLVLKFKDRTSPTPGSFSSPSNGAKRSGPIPVSAHYSHTPPVQRQSVIHLHDVNSKPSSFQDDTYKPVVGTLKTCATYPQQNRSLSSQSYSPARISGIRTVNTVESLSYAMPTEHKSQTYTNGFNTGDIRDCLEYADEDAPQTWLNNDKNQGRSTVCPIYPIQQNRCKKDNCSFYGRPETENYCSYCYKEELKRRERESKGHRH; this is encoded by the exons ATGACCCTGTCATTCGTGATTGGGCCTCAGTACCCCAGTGTGAGAGCAGCCAG ATGGATGCCTTCTAGCCAACCGGcgagtcctgctgctgctgcgtgcctggcaGCATCTCTGGATGATCACATGACGCTTGATATGGATGCAGTCCTGTCAGACTTTGTTCGGTCCACAGGGGCAGAACCAGGTCTGGCAAGAGACTTACTGGAAG GCAAAAACTGGGACCTGACAGCCGCTTTGAGTGACTATGAGCAGCTCCGGCAGGTGCACACCGCCAACCTGCCGCAGGTGTTTAACGAGGGCAAGCACTGCAAGCagccagagccagagcagcCCCCTCAGGTGACAAAGGCTGAGCGGCCCTGCCTGCAGAGGCAGGATGACATTGCTCAAG AGAAGCGGCTTTCCAGAGGCATTTCTCACGCCAGCTCAGCCATAGTCTCTCTTGCTCGATCACATGTAGCAAACGAGTGCGGCAATGAACAGTTCCCTTTGGAGATGCCCATCTACACATTCCAGCTACCAGACCTTAGCGTGTACAGTGAAGATTTCAGAAGCTTCATTGAACGTGACTTAATTGAGCAGGCTACAATGGTTGCTTTGGAGCAAGCAG GGCGATTGAATTGGTGGTCCACAGTGTGTACAAGCTGCAAACGTCTTCTTCCCTTGGCGACAACAGGTGATGGAAACTGCCTCTTGCATGCTGCCTCTTTAG GGATGTGGGGATTTCATGACCGAGACCTTGTTTTACGGAAAGCACTCTACACTATGATGAGAAGTGGAGCTGAAAGGGAAGCACTGAAAAGGAGATGGAGATGGCAACAGACCCAGCAAAATAAGGAG TCAGGTTTAGTGTATACAGAAGAAGAATGGGAACGGGAGTGGAATGAACTGCTTAAGCTGGCATCAAGTGAGCCTCGCACACATTTAAGCAAAAATGGAGGCACTGGTGGTGG AGTTGATAACTCAGAAGATCCAGTGTATGAGAGCTTAGAAGAGTTCCACGTTTTTGTCTTAGCCCATATTTTAAGAAGACCTATTGTTGTAGTTGCAGACACAATGTTACGAGACTCGGGGGGAGAAG cattTGCACCTATACCATTTGGAGGAATTTATTTGCCACTTGAAGTTCTACCCAACAGATGTCATTGCTCACCTCTTGTTCTAGCCTACGATCAGGCACATTTCTCTGCTCTTGTTTCCATGGAACAAAAAGATCAACAGAGAGAACAAG CGGTGATCCCCCTGACTGACTCTGAACACAAGCTACTGCCTTTGCACTTTGCGGTCGATCCTGGGAAAGACTGGGAGTGGGGAAAAGATGACAATGATAACACCAGACTGGCCAA TTTGATTCTGTCTCTTGAGGCAAAGCTTAATCTTCTGCACAGCTATATGAATGTAACATGGATACGCATACCATCTGAGACACGG CAGGCCCCTTTGGCTCAACCAGAATCCCCTACAGCTTCAGCTGGGGAAGATGTTCAGTCTCTGGCTGACTCAATGGACTCGGACCGAGATTCCATCTGTAGTAATTCCAATGGCAATAATGGcaaaaacagtaaagaaaaagaaaaggacaaacagaGGAAggataaagacaaaaacaggACGGATTCAGTCGCCAATAAAATAGGAAGCCTCAGTAAAAGTCTGggaattaaactgaaaaagaataTGGGTGGTCTTGGAGGCCTGGTGCATGGCAAAATGAGCAGGGCAAATTCAGGGAATGGGAAAAATGGTGACACCGTAGAGAAAGTAAAAGAGAAGAAGTCTAAGTCTCGAAAAGGGAGCAAAGAGGAATCTGGACAGTCTGCAAGCACTTCTCCATCTGAAAAGACTACTCCATCTCCTACTGACAGAGCTAGCAACTCGCCCATTGAAAAGATGAACACTAAATCTTTCTCCGACAAGCAGTCTGACCCATGGAAGTACAGCACTGATGTGAAACTCAGCCTCAATATTTTGAGAGCTGCCATGCAGGGTGAACGGAAGTTTATTTTTGCTGGCCTTCTTTTGACCAGCCATAGGCATCAGTTCCACGAGGAGATGATAGGTTATTACCTGACCAGCGCACAGGAGCGTTTCAATGCAGAgcaggaacagaaaagaaaggatgctGAGAAAAAGGCTGCACTGAATGGGTCATCTAACAAGAAACTGGAGCCAGAAGCGTATTCAAAAGAGAAGTTAGAAGCATCTCCTCAGGATAGGGCATCGCCTGTCTTGCCTCAAAGCCATACAACTCAActggttttaaaatttaaagatcGCACTAGTCCCACTCCTGGGTCATTTTCTTCACCTAGTAATGGTGCTAAGAGAAGCGGCCCCATCCCAGTCTCTGCCCACTATAGCCATACACCACCTGTTCAAAGGCAAAGTGTCATCCATTTGCATGATGTCAACTCCAAGCCATCGAGCTTCCAAGATGATACCTACAAGCCAGTTGTTGGCACCTTAAAAACCTGTGCCACGTACCCCCAGCAGAACAGATCCCTGTCTTCTCAAAGCTACAGCCCAGCCCGGATATCTGGAATCCGTACGGTGAACACAGTGGAATCACTGAGCTATGCCATGCCTACTGAACACAAGTCTCAGACATACACAAATGGATTCAATACCGGCGATATTAGAGACTGCTTAGAATATGCTGATGAGGATGCTCCTCAGACCTGGTTGAACAATGATAAAAATCAAGGCAGAAGCACAGTTTGCCCAATATATCCCATCCAGCAGAACCGCTGTAAGAAGGATAACTGTTCCTTTTATGGTCGTCCTGAGACTGAAAATTACTGTTCATACTGCTACAAAGAAGAGTTGAAGcgcagggagagagaaagcaagggACACAGGCATTGA
- the OTUD7A gene encoding OTU domain-containing protein 7A isoform X3 produces MPSSQPASPAAAACLAASLDDHMTLDMDAVLSDFVRSTGAEPGLARDLLEGKNWDLTAALSDYEQLRQVHTANLPQVFNEGKHCKQPEPEQPPQVTKAERPCLQRQDDIAQEKRLSRGISHASSAIVSLARSHVANECGNEQFPLEMPIYTFQLPDLSVYSEDFRSFIERDLIEQATMVALEQAGRLNWWSTVCTSCKRLLPLATTGDGNCLLHAASLGMWGFHDRDLVLRKALYTMMRSGAEREALKRRWRWQQTQQNKESGLVYTEEEWEREWNELLKLASSEPRTHLSKNGGTGGGVDNSEDPVYESLEEFHVFVLAHILRRPIVVVADTMLRDSGGEAFAPIPFGGIYLPLEVLPNRCHCSPLVLAYDQAHFSALVSMEQKDQQREQAVIPLTDSEHKLLPLHFAVDPGKDWEWGKDDNDNTRLANLILSLEAKLNLLHSYMNVTWIRIPSETRQAPLAQPESPTASAGEDVQSLADSMDSDRDSICSNSNGNNGKNSKEKEKDKQRKDKDKNRTDSVANKIGSLSKSLGIKLKKNMGGLGGLVHGKMSRANSGNGKNGDTVEKVKEKKSKSRKGSKEESGQSASTSPSEKTTPSPTDRASNSPIEKMNTKSFSDKQSDPWKYSTDVKLSLNILRAAMQGERKFIFAGLLLTSHRHQFHEEMIGYYLTSAQERFNAEQEQKRKDAEKKAALNGSSNKKLEPEAYSKEKLEASPQDRASPVLPQSHTTQLVLKFKDRTSPTPGSFSSPSNGAKRSGPIPVSAHYSHTPPVQRQSVIHLHDVNSKPSSFQDDTYKPVVGTLKTCATYPQQNRSLSSQSYSPARISGIRTVNTVESLSYAMPTEHKSQTYTNGFNTGDIRDCLEYADEDAPQTWLNNDKNQGRSTVCPIYPIQQNRCKKDNCSFYGRPETENYCSYCYKEELKRRERESKGHRH; encoded by the exons ATGCCTTCTAGCCAACCGGcgagtcctgctgctgctgcgtgcctggcaGCATCTCTGGATGATCACATGACGCTTGATATGGATGCAGTCCTGTCAGACTTTGTTCGGTCCACAGGGGCAGAACCAGGTCTGGCAAGAGACTTACTGGAAG GCAAAAACTGGGACCTGACAGCCGCTTTGAGTGACTATGAGCAGCTCCGGCAGGTGCACACCGCCAACCTGCCGCAGGTGTTTAACGAGGGCAAGCACTGCAAGCagccagagccagagcagcCCCCTCAGGTGACAAAGGCTGAGCGGCCCTGCCTGCAGAGGCAGGATGACATTGCTCAAG AGAAGCGGCTTTCCAGAGGCATTTCTCACGCCAGCTCAGCCATAGTCTCTCTTGCTCGATCACATGTAGCAAACGAGTGCGGCAATGAACAGTTCCCTTTGGAGATGCCCATCTACACATTCCAGCTACCAGACCTTAGCGTGTACAGTGAAGATTTCAGAAGCTTCATTGAACGTGACTTAATTGAGCAGGCTACAATGGTTGCTTTGGAGCAAGCAG GGCGATTGAATTGGTGGTCCACAGTGTGTACAAGCTGCAAACGTCTTCTTCCCTTGGCGACAACAGGTGATGGAAACTGCCTCTTGCATGCTGCCTCTTTAG GGATGTGGGGATTTCATGACCGAGACCTTGTTTTACGGAAAGCACTCTACACTATGATGAGAAGTGGAGCTGAAAGGGAAGCACTGAAAAGGAGATGGAGATGGCAACAGACCCAGCAAAATAAGGAG TCAGGTTTAGTGTATACAGAAGAAGAATGGGAACGGGAGTGGAATGAACTGCTTAAGCTGGCATCAAGTGAGCCTCGCACACATTTAAGCAAAAATGGAGGCACTGGTGGTGG AGTTGATAACTCAGAAGATCCAGTGTATGAGAGCTTAGAAGAGTTCCACGTTTTTGTCTTAGCCCATATTTTAAGAAGACCTATTGTTGTAGTTGCAGACACAATGTTACGAGACTCGGGGGGAGAAG cattTGCACCTATACCATTTGGAGGAATTTATTTGCCACTTGAAGTTCTACCCAACAGATGTCATTGCTCACCTCTTGTTCTAGCCTACGATCAGGCACATTTCTCTGCTCTTGTTTCCATGGAACAAAAAGATCAACAGAGAGAACAAG CGGTGATCCCCCTGACTGACTCTGAACACAAGCTACTGCCTTTGCACTTTGCGGTCGATCCTGGGAAAGACTGGGAGTGGGGAAAAGATGACAATGATAACACCAGACTGGCCAA TTTGATTCTGTCTCTTGAGGCAAAGCTTAATCTTCTGCACAGCTATATGAATGTAACATGGATACGCATACCATCTGAGACACGG CAGGCCCCTTTGGCTCAACCAGAATCCCCTACAGCTTCAGCTGGGGAAGATGTTCAGTCTCTGGCTGACTCAATGGACTCGGACCGAGATTCCATCTGTAGTAATTCCAATGGCAATAATGGcaaaaacagtaaagaaaaagaaaaggacaaacagaGGAAggataaagacaaaaacaggACGGATTCAGTCGCCAATAAAATAGGAAGCCTCAGTAAAAGTCTGggaattaaactgaaaaagaataTGGGTGGTCTTGGAGGCCTGGTGCATGGCAAAATGAGCAGGGCAAATTCAGGGAATGGGAAAAATGGTGACACCGTAGAGAAAGTAAAAGAGAAGAAGTCTAAGTCTCGAAAAGGGAGCAAAGAGGAATCTGGACAGTCTGCAAGCACTTCTCCATCTGAAAAGACTACTCCATCTCCTACTGACAGAGCTAGCAACTCGCCCATTGAAAAGATGAACACTAAATCTTTCTCCGACAAGCAGTCTGACCCATGGAAGTACAGCACTGATGTGAAACTCAGCCTCAATATTTTGAGAGCTGCCATGCAGGGTGAACGGAAGTTTATTTTTGCTGGCCTTCTTTTGACCAGCCATAGGCATCAGTTCCACGAGGAGATGATAGGTTATTACCTGACCAGCGCACAGGAGCGTTTCAATGCAGAgcaggaacagaaaagaaaggatgctGAGAAAAAGGCTGCACTGAATGGGTCATCTAACAAGAAACTGGAGCCAGAAGCGTATTCAAAAGAGAAGTTAGAAGCATCTCCTCAGGATAGGGCATCGCCTGTCTTGCCTCAAAGCCATACAACTCAActggttttaaaatttaaagatcGCACTAGTCCCACTCCTGGGTCATTTTCTTCACCTAGTAATGGTGCTAAGAGAAGCGGCCCCATCCCAGTCTCTGCCCACTATAGCCATACACCACCTGTTCAAAGGCAAAGTGTCATCCATTTGCATGATGTCAACTCCAAGCCATCGAGCTTCCAAGATGATACCTACAAGCCAGTTGTTGGCACCTTAAAAACCTGTGCCACGTACCCCCAGCAGAACAGATCCCTGTCTTCTCAAAGCTACAGCCCAGCCCGGATATCTGGAATCCGTACGGTGAACACAGTGGAATCACTGAGCTATGCCATGCCTACTGAACACAAGTCTCAGACATACACAAATGGATTCAATACCGGCGATATTAGAGACTGCTTAGAATATGCTGATGAGGATGCTCCTCAGACCTGGTTGAACAATGATAAAAATCAAGGCAGAAGCACAGTTTGCCCAATATATCCCATCCAGCAGAACCGCTGTAAGAAGGATAACTGTTCCTTTTATGGTCGTCCTGAGACTGAAAATTACTGTTCATACTGCTACAAAGAAGAGTTGAAGcgcagggagagagaaagcaagggACACAGGCATTGA